One genomic window of Pecten maximus chromosome 3, xPecMax1.1, whole genome shotgun sequence includes the following:
- the LOC117324229 gene encoding ankyrin-1-like gives MMASLQEAIDSDDVAGVRQILKQNAYSQKELKNCLFFSCGSGKVDCAASILETSISPDLHNDDEFTPLTLASRGGHSAVVDLLIRWDCDVSIPGGPLTNTPLHYACSEGYNESCKLLVEAGADLNSKNARSDTPLILSSMNGHISIVKYLLEKNASVRRRGYHERTALHCATENGHLEICRLLINGNSDLEEEDTFGNTPLICAAEKGYVEVLKLLLNHKCEVNKMSHSAATALHFAAQHGDLNCCRLLLDGGAEIDAPDIRRFTPLMMASLNGHDHIVDYLVERKCNVNMVAYNKRTALHLAAERGNLQCCISLLKAGSNIDAQDSLVCTPIYNAAIKGQAAIVRFLIDNGADLNKRPSSGNSILHFAATGGSQECCQELLNTGFDINAQNRDGVTPLIAAVNGKQIKAAKFLLDNGSDTNFRDLHGMTALNEAVFYNCPQLVALLLEYGADPDLEDYAGTLPLWFAVDGFSNESVKLLLGANCKFDIQSTLSSYCGPCNAIEHSVHKKKARVLNWLVSAYCEEALNVLKEHLPKIEKMTSLNSNMLEIVREMTSSPRTLMEHARKGVRVTLGKGTGITEKIESLKVPKCIKRYLMFSDMENDTESSK, from the exons ATGATGGCCAG CCTTCAAGAGGCCATAGACAGTGACGATGTTGCAGGAGTGAGACAGATCCTTAAACAAAATGCATACTCTCAAAAGGAGCTCAAGAATTGTCTCTTCTTCAGTTGTGGCAGTGGAAAAGTTGATTGTGCTGCATCTATCTTGGAAACATCAATCTCCCCAGATCTACACAATGATGATGAGTTTACTCCTCTTACCCTTGCATCCAGAGGGGGGCACAGTGCTGTAGTGGATCTCCTCATACGATGGGATTGTGATGTGTCGATTCCAGGAGGGCCCTTAACCAACACTCCTCTACACTATGCATGCAGTGAGGGTTACAACGAATCTTGCAAGCTACTAGTTGAGGCAGGTGCTGATCTGAACTCAAAGAATGCCAGGTCAGACACCCCTCTCATCCTTTCTTCCATGAATGGTCATATCAGTATTGTCAAATACCTTCTTGAGAAGAATGCATCTGTGAGGAGACGAGGATATCATGAGAGGACTGCTCTCCATTGCGCAACTGAGAATGGACATCTTGAGATCTGTCGTCTACTTATCAATGGCAACTCTGATTTAGAGGAGGAAGATACTTTCGGAAATACCCCTCTTATCTGTGCTGCAGAGAAAGGGTATGTGGAGGTGCTGAAACTACTTCTCAATCACAAATGTGAGGTCAACAAGATGAGCCACAGCGCAGCTACAGCTCTACATTTTGCCGCTCAACATGGTGATTTGAACTGTTGCCGACTTCTTCTTGATGGTGGGGCAGAAATTGATGCTCCAGATATTCGTCGATTTACGCCGCTCATGATGGCCTCTCTCAACGGACATGATCACATTGTTGATTATCTGGTAGAACGGAAGTGCAATGTTAACATGGTAGCTTATAATAAAAGGACTGCTCTGCACCTAGCGGCAGAAAGAGGGAATCTCCAATGCTGTATTTCACTGCTCAAAGCTGGTTCAAATATTGATGCACAGGATTCATTGGTTTGTACGCCGATTTATAATGCAGCTATCAAAGGCCAAGCCGCGATAGTGCGATTTCTGATCGACAATGGCGCAGATCTGAACAAGCGTCCCAGCAGCGGCAATTCTATTCTACACTTTGCTGCCACAGGTGGCAGTCAGGAGTGTTGTCAGGAGCTTCTCAATACCGGCTTTGACATAAATGCACAAAATCGGGATGGTGTAACCCCATTAATCGCGGCTGTAAATGGAAAGCAAATTAAAGCTGCCAAATTTCTTCTAGACAATGGATCTGATACAAATTTTCGAGATCTTCATGGAATGACAGCTCTGAATGAGGCAGTCTTCTACAACTGTCCACAACTTGTTGCTCTCCTCCTGGAGTATGGGGCTGATCCAGATTTAGAGGACTATGCAGGGACGCTTCCTCTGTGGTTTGCTGTTGATGGCTTCAGCAATGAGTCGGTGAAGTTGCTACTTGGTGCTAACTGTAAATTTGATATACAGTCGACACTTAGTAGCTACTGTGGTCCATGCAATGCAATAGAACACTCTGTGCATAAGAAGAAGGCGAGGGTGCTGAATTGGTTGGTGTCAGCTTACTGTGAGGAAGCTCTCAATGTTCTAAAAGAACACTTGCCAAAAATAGAAAAGATGACGTCACTAAATTCCAACATGTTGGAGATTGTGCGTGAAATGACGTCATCGCCAAGGACACTGATGGAGCACGCTAGGAAAGGAGTTCGTGTGACACTTGGGAAGGGCACAGGTATAACAGAAAAGATTGAGTCGCTCAAGGTGCCAAAGTGTATTAAAAGATATCTCATGTTTTCTGATATGGAAAACGACACTGAATCTTCAAAATGA